A region of Thermococcus argininiproducens DNA encodes the following proteins:
- a CDS encoding ArsA family ATPase produces MKEYLFPQEGFRVLFFIGKGGVGKTTTSAAVSVALARKGYKTLIVSIDPAHNLGDVFEVKLEDKPKQITENLYAMELDMEKLIKNYLKHLEENLKHMYRYLTVINLEKYFEVLSFSPGIEEYATLEAIREILQEGNRWDIIIFDTPPTGLTLRVLALPEIALIWTKKLIEIRKKILEKRRAIENIQGERKFVIEGEKYKLPSREEEDPVMRELRSYEGEIKLVRETITNSKRTSVIAVMNPEMLPLYETERAHEALRKFKIPFNLVVINKIIELEEDIPRIRVKIEAQKKVLREIEGIFRGIDIVMVPMFEEEPRGIEWLEKIGGLIVGD; encoded by the coding sequence ATGAAAGAGTATTTATTTCCACAAGAAGGTTTTAGAGTTTTATTTTTCATAGGGAAGGGAGGAGTTGGTAAAACAACTACTTCGGCAGCCGTTTCAGTTGCTTTAGCTAGGAAGGGTTATAAAACTCTGATAGTGTCAATAGATCCTGCTCACAACCTTGGTGATGTATTTGAAGTTAAACTAGAGGATAAGCCTAAACAGATAACTGAAAACCTTTATGCAATGGAACTTGATATGGAGAAGTTAATCAAGAATTATTTGAAACATTTAGAGGAAAATCTAAAGCATATGTACCGTTACCTTACAGTAATAAATCTAGAGAAATACTTTGAAGTCCTCAGCTTTTCCCCGGGTATAGAGGAGTATGCTACACTTGAGGCGATTAGAGAAATATTGCAAGAAGGGAATAGGTGGGACATTATAATCTTTGACACACCACCTACGGGATTAACCCTTAGAGTGTTAGCTCTTCCAGAAATTGCACTTATATGGACAAAAAAGCTCATAGAAATTAGGAAAAAGATTTTAGAAAAGAGAAGAGCTATAGAAAATATCCAAGGAGAACGAAAGTTTGTAATTGAAGGTGAAAAGTATAAACTTCCGAGTAGGGAGGAAGAAGATCCTGTTATGAGGGAACTGAGAAGTTATGAGGGAGAAATAAAACTCGTTCGTGAAACTATCACTAATTCTAAAAGAACCAGTGTAATTGCAGTGATGAATCCAGAAATGCTTCCTTTATACGAGACAGAAAGGGCTCATGAAGCATTAAGAAAGTTTAAGATTCCTTTTAATTTGGTAGTCATAAACAAGATTATTGAACTTGAGGAGGATATTCCAAGGATAAGAGTAAAAATAGAGGCTCAGAAAAAAGTATTAAGGGAAATAGAAGGAATATTCAGGGGAATTGACATTGTAATGGTACCTATGTTTGAAGAGGAGCCCAGAGGTATAGAATGGCTGGAAAAAATTGGAGGGTTAATAGTTGGAGATTGA
- a CDS encoding iron-sulfur cluster assembly protein produces MEIEEIYEELKKVREPISGEDIVSLGIVSLIRKEDDKVVIFLGLARRTPRHPFEMALNWAVHARIVKDIVKVLEGKVNFEIIDDMTFQRYYPIKEV; encoded by the coding sequence TTGGAGATTGAGGAAATCTATGAAGAACTCAAAAAAGTTAGAGAGCCAATAAGTGGGGAGGATATAGTGAGCCTTGGCATTGTGAGTTTAATAAGAAAGGAGGATGATAAAGTAGTTATCTTTTTGGGTCTTGCTCGTAGGACTCCTAGACATCCTTTTGAAATGGCTCTTAACTGGGCAGTGCATGCACGGATTGTTAAGGATATAGTAAAGGTTTTAGAGGGCAAAGTTAACTTTGAGATAATTGATGATATGACATTTCAGAGATATTATCCAATAAAGGAGGTTTAA
- a CDS encoding NOL1/NOP2/sun family putative RNA methylase — protein sequence MIERLFALGYSKEFAERYYQLWGERALRIAEAMEKSLPRCFRVNTLRVGVSKLTKMLNKKGFQFKRVPWAREGFCLTREPFSITSTPEYLGGLIYIQEASSMYPPVALEPKPGEIVADMAAAPGGKTSYMAQLMENKGVIYAFDVGGDRLKETRLNLSRLGVTNTILVHKSSLYMGELGMEFDKILLDAPCTGSGTIHKNPERKANRTIKDIKFCQNLQIQMIKVALENLKVGGVLVYSTCSLEPEENEFVIQWVLDNFDVTLLPLRFGEPALTSPFDIELSSELSKARRFYPDEHNTSGFFVAKVQKKF from the coding sequence ATGATAGAAAGACTTTTTGCCCTTGGCTATTCAAAAGAGTTTGCAGAGCGTTATTATCAACTTTGGGGCGAGAGGGCTTTAAGAATAGCTGAAGCAATGGAAAAATCTCTTCCAAGATGCTTTCGAGTCAATACCCTTCGTGTTGGTGTATCAAAGCTTACTAAGATGTTAAACAAAAAAGGGTTTCAATTTAAGCGCGTCCCCTGGGCTAGAGAAGGCTTTTGTTTAACTAGAGAGCCTTTTTCTATCACCTCGACTCCAGAATATCTGGGAGGGTTAATTTATATCCAAGAAGCCTCTTCAATGTATCCACCAGTGGCCCTTGAGCCAAAGCCTGGAGAAATTGTAGCAGACATGGCTGCAGCTCCAGGAGGAAAGACATCTTATATGGCCCAACTGATGGAAAACAAGGGAGTAATATATGCTTTTGATGTAGGGGGAGACCGACTAAAAGAGACCAGACTTAATCTTTCAAGACTTGGAGTGACAAATACCATCCTCGTTCATAAAAGTTCTCTGTATATGGGAGAACTTGGCATGGAGTTTGATAAAATTCTTTTGGACGCTCCCTGTACTGGTAGTGGTACAATTCATAAAAATCCAGAAAGAAAAGCAAATAGAACAATTAAAGATATTAAATTCTGTCAAAACCTGCAAATACAAATGATTAAGGTTGCATTAGAGAATCTAAAGGTTGGGGGAGTGTTGGTATATTCTACATGTTCATTGGAACCAGAGGAGAATGAATTTGTGATTCAGTGGGTGCTCGATAACTTTGATGTTACACTTTTACCTCTTCGATTTGGCGAACCGGCCTTGACCTCTCCATTTGACATAGAGCTTAGTTCTGAACTCTCTAAAGCAAGACGATTCTATCCGGATGAACATAATACTAGTGGTTTTTTTGTGGCGAAGGTACAGAAAAAATTCTAA
- a CDS encoding DUF257 family protein: MRLQLGDFLNDICEGERIFIEYESTSHPELFLDGLVKWSNEEGIPLLIVDMLDTFHLFVQQLRFLGYGTHHLENLCVIKGGGKVELGEVIGRVRIMEEFYVQLKEYNDAVRLFFEKVKSDKAVIVFLGTEKFMYSFQESSYRVEEYFDKVVRRPLFKGNMIFVFALKGLMSAQVKALWYESSTRVLEINGRGDRFFIKKAPKLDHLGGVIEL, encoded by the coding sequence ATGAGGTTGCAATTGGGGGACTTTTTAAATGATATCTGTGAGGGAGAGAGAATATTCATTGAGTATGAATCCACGTCGCATCCAGAACTTTTTCTTGATGGATTGGTGAAATGGAGCAATGAAGAGGGGATACCACTCTTAATAGTTGACATGCTGGATACATTTCATCTCTTTGTCCAGCAGCTTAGATTTTTGGGATATGGCACTCATCATTTGGAAAATCTCTGTGTTATTAAAGGAGGAGGCAAGGTTGAACTTGGAGAGGTAATTGGAAGGGTTAGAATAATGGAAGAGTTCTACGTGCAACTTAAAGAGTATAATGATGCAGTAAGGTTATTCTTCGAAAAGGTCAAATCTGATAAGGCCGTTATTGTGTTTTTGGGCACGGAAAAGTTCATGTACTCCTTCCAGGAATCTTCCTATAGGGTCGAGGAGTATTTTGATAAAGTTGTAAGAAGGCCATTGTTTAAGGGAAACATGATCTTTGTTTTTGCTCTGAAGGGTCTCATGAGTGCTCAGGTCAAGGCCCTATGGTATGAGAGCTCCACAAGAGTTCTTGAGATTAATGGTAGAGGAGACAGATTTTTTATTAAAAAAGCACCTAAACTTGATCATTTGGGTGGGGTGATAGAATTATGA
- a CDS encoding DUF257 family protein — MTSTVDEILEYTKSVMWREGIVIEYSSSEPIHLIFKWLVEISKKNADNMLVLDVLDILSMLKLNLDVAGEDTSFIHELDVIKIGGNIKLGKIIGYVDPHQDITVYASKYSKILREYYETHKNIVYFIFGMEKLVHLQERKEAFELYATNYTRYVFGDEERVGIYFINRDIATRALLLQVEEAASRVVEVIHEEGTLKIKIRKSPRLDDYGKEFKIPLEDLRHLKF, encoded by the coding sequence ATGACTTCCACAGTGGATGAAATCCTGGAATATACAAAATCGGTGATGTGGAGAGAAGGAATTGTCATAGAATATTCTTCTAGTGAGCCCATTCATTTAATTTTTAAATGGCTGGTAGAAATCTCTAAGAAAAATGCTGACAATATGCTTGTCTTGGATGTTCTGGATATTTTATCAATGTTAAAATTAAATCTTGATGTGGCCGGAGAGGATACATCTTTCATACATGAGCTTGATGTAATAAAAATAGGAGGGAACATAAAGCTTGGTAAAATAATAGGCTATGTTGATCCCCACCAAGATATTACAGTATACGCATCTAAGTATTCCAAAATTCTTCGGGAATATTATGAAACCCATAAAAATATAGTGTATTTCATCTTCGGAATGGAAAAGCTTGTGCATCTGCAGGAAAGGAAAGAGGCATTTGAATTATACGCTACAAATTACACACGGTATGTTTTTGGCGATGAAGAGAGGGTGGGAATTTATTTCATAAACAGGGATATAGCAACAAGGGCACTGCTTTTACAAGTAGAAGAGGCAGCTTCTAGAGTGGTAGAAGTTATCCACGAAGAAGGAACATTAAAAATTAAAATTAGAAAGTCTCCACGTTTGGATGATTATGGAAAGGAATTCAAGATTCCCCTTGAAGATCTTCGTCATTTAAAATTTTAG
- a CDS encoding metallophosphoesterase family protein translates to MRFSLPSFLRRRGLPEELLETSESKIMHISDTPDNIYSFILNLIEKSRPKYIIHTGDLVDNIKLERRPELKDRYKKRVQELLDILENSNATVYIVPGNEDDPEILKKFSRKAKIVKPGGIIEIEGIRLALAHEPCELKNNEPIDFALYGHNFKVIEKGLNGILNINFILPQSKRVIKVKYPDGTNFERGYRVMRGL, encoded by the coding sequence ATGAGATTTAGCCTTCCAAGTTTTCTAAGAAGAAGAGGTCTTCCAGAGGAATTACTTGAGACTTCAGAATCAAAGATCATGCACATAAGTGATACACCAGATAACATATACTCATTCATTCTCAACTTAATAGAAAAGAGTAGGCCAAAGTACATAATTCATACCGGAGATCTCGTAGACAATATAAAACTCGAAAGACGGCCCGAACTTAAGGATAGATATAAAAAGAGAGTTCAAGAACTTTTAGATATTCTCGAAAACTCTAACGCCACAGTATATATAGTGCCTGGAAATGAAGATGATCCAGAAATACTCAAAAAATTTTCTAGAAAGGCAAAAATAGTAAAGCCTGGTGGCATCATAGAAATAGAAGGAATTAGACTGGCTTTGGCCCACGAACCTTGTGAGTTAAAAAACAATGAACCCATTGATTTTGCATTGTATGGGCATAACTTTAAAGTTATCGAGAAAGGCTTAAATGGAATCCTAAACATTAATTTCATTCTCCCACAAAGCAAACGTGTTATTAAGGTCAAATACCCAGATGGAACAAATTTTGAAAGAGGTTATAGAGTGATGAGGGGATTATAA
- a CDS encoding saccharopine dehydrogenase family protein, whose amino-acid sequence MRVLVLGAGNVGKAIAWDLKDEFDVSVGDVSERRLKELSKFVKTIKIDASDFNELVRIMRQSELVIGALPGRFGYSTVKAAIKAGVDIVDVSFMPENPLELQKEAEKNQVTVVFDAGFAPGLSHIFLGRIYQKMDELKEAYIYVGGLPKEPKPPLYYRITWSPYDLIEEYTRPARIVKDGEILSVDPLGDIKIIEINGKKFEGFISDGLRSLLENINAKRLEEWTLRWPGHLAKMKILRELRFFNPENLENTLNVISPLMTYESPDFSIMEVIGKGRISGKPMELRYFLYDEEKDGFTSMARVTGFTTAIIARIVGRGACAYGVIPPEILGMREDTYLEIMNGLKNRGIQIEVSKNASSDNS is encoded by the coding sequence GTGCGGGTGTTGGTATTAGGTGCAGGTAACGTTGGAAAGGCTATAGCTTGGGATTTAAAAGATGAGTTTGATGTTTCTGTTGGCGATGTAAGTGAAAGGAGATTAAAAGAACTCTCAAAATTTGTAAAAACCATAAAAATAGATGCCTCGGACTTTAATGAGCTAGTTAGAATCATGCGGCAATCTGAATTAGTTATTGGAGCACTGCCAGGTAGGTTCGGTTATTCTACTGTTAAAGCCGCAATTAAAGCAGGTGTTGATATAGTTGATGTTTCTTTTATGCCTGAAAATCCTCTTGAGCTCCAAAAAGAGGCAGAAAAAAATCAGGTGACGGTGGTATTTGACGCTGGCTTTGCCCCGGGTCTCAGCCATATATTTTTAGGAAGAATTTATCAGAAAATGGATGAACTCAAAGAGGCCTATATTTATGTCGGAGGCCTTCCAAAAGAGCCTAAGCCCCCATTATATTATAGAATAACATGGTCTCCTTATGATTTAATTGAAGAATATACTAGGCCTGCGAGAATTGTAAAGGATGGAGAGATATTATCAGTAGATCCATTGGGGGATATTAAAATCATTGAAATTAATGGGAAGAAATTTGAGGGATTTATAAGTGATGGTCTGCGTTCGCTTCTTGAGAATATTAATGCTAAGAGGCTAGAGGAATGGACACTCCGCTGGCCAGGGCATTTAGCCAAGATGAAAATCTTAAGGGAACTTAGATTCTTCAATCCGGAAAACTTGGAAAATACTCTTAATGTGATATCCCCCTTAATGACGTATGAAAGCCCGGATTTTTCAATAATGGAAGTTATTGGAAAAGGCAGAATTAGTGGTAAACCTATGGAACTTAGATATTTTCTGTATGATGAAGAAAAAGATGGCTTTACATCGATGGCCCGTGTCACCGGTTTTACGACAGCCATAATAGCTCGCATTGTAGGTAGAGGTGCTTGTGCATATGGTGTTATCCCTCCGGAGATCTTAGGAATGAGAGAAGACACATATCTAGAAATAATGAATGGACTTAAGAATAGAGGTATTCAAATAGAGGTGAGTAAAAATGCTTCATCTGATAATAGCTGA
- a CDS encoding 16S rRNA methyltransferase, producing MLHLIIADSELELVPKKLRNHPIIINYAKKRNKRPEEVLLDSTYHHSVLKSLKDGERRGRPDIVHLCLMNALESILNKEGKLRVYVHTRNNEVIYIKPETRLPRNYNRFVGLMESLFKNKVVPKDLALLRIEEKTLSKLIQEIVPDAVFIMHEEGKFMMPKEFGKKLTKYTSPVVIVGGFPHGDFLSDIKGEKVSIYREPLMAWTVVNEVIVSYETSLLC from the coding sequence ATGCTTCATCTGATAATAGCTGACAGTGAGCTTGAGCTTGTCCCAAAAAAGCTTCGAAACCATCCTATAATTATCAACTATGCAAAAAAGAGAAACAAACGACCAGAGGAGGTTCTTCTTGATTCTACCTATCATCATTCTGTATTGAAATCTTTAAAGGATGGAGAAAGAAGAGGTAGGCCTGATATAGTTCACCTATGCCTCATGAATGCCTTGGAGAGTATCTTGAATAAGGAAGGCAAGCTTAGGGTTTATGTGCACACGAGGAATAATGAGGTGATTTACATAAAACCTGAAACAAGGCTACCAAGGAACTACAACCGCTTTGTGGGGCTAATGGAGAGTTTATTCAAGAATAAGGTTGTTCCTAAAGATTTAGCACTATTGAGAATTGAGGAGAAGACTCTTTCTAAACTCATCCAGGAGATAGTCCCAGATGCAGTGTTTATCATGCATGAGGAAGGAAAATTTATGATGCCTAAGGAGTTTGGAAAGAAACTGACTAAGTACACTTCACCCGTAGTCATCGTGGGCGGCTTTCCTCATGGAGACTTTCTAAGCGATATAAAGGGAGAAAAAGTCAGCATTTACAGAGAACCGCTTATGGCATGGACTGTTGTGAATGAAGTTATAGTTAGTTATGAAACCAGTTTACTCTGCTGA
- a CDS encoding translation initiation factor IF-5A, with translation MGDKTRVQVSKLKPGRYILIDNEPCRIGNITVSSPGKHGSAKARIEAVGIFDGKVRSIVKPTSAEVDVPIIDKRTGQIIAITPDTIQLMDMETYDLFDVPIATGVNEDIKDKLKEGINVEYWETLGRIKIMKLKGESE, from the coding sequence ATGGGAGACAAAACCAGAGTTCAGGTTAGTAAGCTCAAACCTGGGAGATATATCCTTATTGATAATGAACCGTGCAGAATAGGCAACATTACAGTTTCATCCCCTGGAAAACACGGTTCAGCAAAGGCAAGAATCGAGGCAGTTGGAATCTTCGATGGCAAAGTTAGGAGCATTGTAAAGCCAACAAGCGCAGAGGTTGATGTTCCAATTATCGACAAGAGAACCGGGCAAATCATAGCCATCACCCCTGATACAATCCAACTTATGGACATGGAAACTTACGATCTCTTTGATGTTCCAATAGCTACAGGGGTTAACGAGGACATCAAAGATAAACTTAAAGAGGGAATCAACGTTGAGTACTGGGAAACTCTTGGAAGAATAAAGATCATGAAGCTTAAGGGAGAAAGCGAGTGA
- a CDS encoding carbohydrate kinase family protein → MTDILALGEALVDLKLINNQISMHAGGSVLNFSYYAEQAGTKVKFIGTIGNDFLADHIESELRYLNSNIKPLRIGQNTTLVLIKEAGKDFIIYRGADRFLTYDTIERNWKKADIVHTSAFALSLKPASEAILKALKKAKEEGVLISIDPNYRKEIWKKWNAKKENLLQALAMADYVKPSFEDAKELFGVKTPEEALKAFKNAGAKNIILSMGERGVIALTEDNEVIKVPAKKTNIVELTGAGDSLFGTVMANIAKGYSLNEAIQEGINVATQVIKNPKNLVRITQNFKQK, encoded by the coding sequence ATGACTGATATTTTGGCATTAGGAGAAGCATTAGTTGACTTAAAACTCATAAATAATCAAATAAGTATGCACGCTGGTGGCTCTGTCCTTAACTTTTCTTATTATGCTGAACAAGCTGGGACAAAAGTGAAATTTATTGGCACTATAGGAAATGACTTTTTAGCAGACCACATAGAAAGTGAACTCAGATACTTGAATTCAAACATAAAGCCACTTCGTATAGGCCAAAACACAACCCTAGTTTTAATAAAAGAAGCTGGAAAAGATTTTATAATCTATAGAGGAGCTGACAGGTTCTTAACCTATGATACAATTGAGAGAAATTGGAAAAAAGCAGATATTGTACATACCTCTGCATTTGCACTCTCTCTGAAGCCTGCTAGTGAGGCCATTCTTAAAGCATTAAAAAAAGCAAAGGAAGAAGGAGTATTGATCTCAATAGACCCCAATTATCGTAAAGAAATATGGAAGAAATGGAATGCTAAAAAAGAAAATCTACTACAGGCCCTCGCAATGGCAGATTATGTTAAACCCTCATTTGAAGATGCTAAAGAACTCTTTGGAGTAAAAACTCCAGAAGAAGCATTAAAGGCCTTTAAAAACGCAGGAGCGAAGAATATTATATTAAGTATGGGAGAAAGAGGAGTTATTGCACTTACTGAAGACAACGAGGTTATTAAAGTACCCGCAAAGAAAACTAACATTGTGGAGCTCACAGGAGCTGGAGATTCACTTTTTGGAACAGTGATGGCAAATATAGCAAAGGGATATTCTCTCAATGAAGCTATACAAGAAGGAATCAACGTAGCAACTCAAGTTATAAAAAACCCGAAGAATCTTGTAAGAATAACACAGAATTTTAAACAAAAATAA
- a CDS encoding glycosyltransferase, with protein sequence MRIAMITPHGDPLGKLGEPDTGGQCVYIKELSKHLGELGVEVDMFTRQRGGKPPIEHINENVRVIRIECGPEGFIPKEKLIPYLPEFTEKIAIYMKERNYEILHTHYWDGGFVGLKLKEIFEVKMVHTSHSLGILKAKALGDFEPYKDRIALEKEIYDKSDAVIATTNIEKKDIATLYEIDENKIHVIPIGVDTSFYKPIGEKEKLKKELKLPKVPLVFTLARLDPRKGLDLLIKSVPYIKEHYEGDFLVLISTGTGAKEEEPEKQKLLRLIKELKVEDRVKIIPAIEPRELVPKYYSAADVFVLPSPYEPFGIVMLEAMACKTAMVGTKFGGPAEVLEDGYDGFLVDPKNSEEMGTKIAELLKNKEKRDTFAERAYQKVLERYSWHSVAEQVLQLFKGL encoded by the coding sequence ATGAGAATAGCAATGATAACTCCTCATGGAGATCCATTGGGGAAATTGGGTGAACCAGACACCGGAGGTCAGTGTGTCTACATTAAAGAACTAAGTAAGCATCTAGGAGAGTTGGGAGTAGAAGTAGATATGTTCACCAGGCAGAGGGGTGGAAAACCCCCTATAGAACACATTAACGAAAATGTTAGGGTAATTAGGATAGAATGTGGCCCTGAAGGCTTCATTCCGAAGGAGAAGCTAATACCATATTTACCAGAATTCACTGAAAAGATTGCCATATACATGAAAGAAAGAAATTATGAAATTCTCCATACTCACTACTGGGATGGTGGTTTTGTAGGATTAAAACTCAAGGAAATATTTGAAGTTAAAATGGTACATACTTCCCATTCTCTTGGAATTCTGAAAGCAAAAGCTCTAGGGGACTTTGAACCATACAAAGATAGGATTGCTCTCGAAAAAGAGATTTACGATAAGAGTGATGCTGTAATAGCAACTACAAACATTGAAAAGAAAGACATAGCTACCCTTTATGAAATTGACGAGAATAAAATCCACGTGATCCCCATAGGGGTTGATACGAGCTTTTATAAACCAATAGGAGAGAAAGAGAAGTTAAAAAAGGAGCTTAAACTTCCAAAAGTACCATTGGTCTTCACTCTAGCAAGACTTGACCCAAGAAAGGGTTTAGACTTGCTCATAAAGAGTGTTCCCTATATTAAAGAGCATTACGAGGGAGATTTTCTAGTTCTAATAAGTACCGGAACTGGAGCAAAGGAAGAAGAACCAGAAAAACAGAAGCTTTTACGTTTAATTAAAGAATTGAAAGTTGAGGATCGTGTAAAGATAATTCCCGCAATAGAGCCGAGAGAACTAGTTCCAAAATACTATTCAGCAGCAGATGTCTTTGTTCTTCCCTCTCCATACGAGCCATTTGGAATAGTCATGCTTGAAGCAATGGCATGTAAAACTGCTATGGTGGGAACAAAGTTTGGAGGTCCCGCAGAAGTTCTAGAAGATGGTTACGATGGATTCTTAGTAGACCCGAAAAATTCTGAAGAAATGGGAACCAAGATTGCAGAGCTGTTAAAGAATAAGGAGAAGAGAGATACCTTTGCGGAGAGAGCATATCAGAAAGTTCTCGAAAGATACTCCTGGCATAGTGTGGCCGAACAAGTACTCCAACTCTTTAAAGGATTATGA